In Drosophila yakuba strain Tai18E2 chromosome 2R, Prin_Dyak_Tai18E2_2.1, whole genome shotgun sequence, a single genomic region encodes these proteins:
- the LOC6531838 gene encoding uncharacterized protein LOC6531838: MFRVQKVLLAEYDEIYEPVLVENPFTLVDIRGVGLRQYHIGLTCNRLLFGCDNFSKYEDEPGFLDRGQDPEIESFELVSMLPLQLIRFHFFRKATRCLMMLNIVQPLGKPLAILEHPMIFEFGGHIFKQHFWHTWRERVATIRVMQPLYGQITGASPFSSTDVQLDEETISVQVHPPPKTPSFYSACHAGAGDFG, encoded by the coding sequence ATGTTCCGAGTGCAGAAAGTTTTGCTCGCCGAATACGACGAGATCTACGAGCCGGTGCTGGTGGAGAATCCCTTCACCCTGGTGGACATTCGCGGCGTGGGACTGCGCCAGTACCACATAGGCCTCACCTGCAATCGCCTGCTCTTCGGCTGCGACAACTTCTCCAAGTACGAGGATGAGCCGGGCTTCCTGGACCGCGGCCAGGATCCGGAGATCGAGAGCTTCGAGCTGGTCAGCATGCTGCCACTGCAGCTGATCCGCTTCCACTTCTTTCGCAAGGCGACGCGCTGCCTCATGATGCTGAACATTGTCCAGCCGCTGGGTAAGCCTCTGGCCATTCTGGAGCACCCGATGATCTTCGAGTTCGGCGGCCACATCTTCAAGCAGCACTTCTGGCACACCTGGCGCGAGCGGGTGGCCACCATCCGGGTGATGCAGCCGCTCTACGGCCAGATAACCGGCGCCTCGCCCTTCTCCAGCACCGACGTCCAGCTGGACGAGGAAACCATCTCGGTCCAGGTGCATCCTCCACCCAAAACTCCCTCCTTCTACAGCGCCTGCCATGCGGGAGCAGGCGATTTCGGCTAG
- the LOC6531839 gene encoding cell death-inducing p53-target protein 1 — MSSYAQVSSTPPPSYEEAMGWAPHRSLSTRTLLPRNTSSLMICPLCHDEIETTTKVRRRTIAYVASGIVLFTTCGMGCWLIPCILDGFNEIHHSCPVCKANLGTVPQHDQSWPT, encoded by the coding sequence ATGAGTTCCTACGCCCAGGTGTCCAGCACACCCCCGCCTTCGTATGAGGAGGCCATGGGCTGGGCACCTCACAGATCGCTGAGCACCAGGACGCTGCTCCCGCGGAATACATCTTCGTTGATGATCTGTCCACTGTGCCACGACGAGATCGAGACGACCACCAAGGTGCGGCGGCGAACGATCGCCTACGTGGCCTCGGGCATCGTGTTGTTCACCACCTGCGGCATGGGATGCTGGCTGATACCCTGCATCCTCGACGGCTTCAACGAGATCCATCACTCGTGCCCCGTCTGCAAGGCGAACCTGGGTACGGTTCCCCAACACGATCAGAGCTGGCCAACCTAA